The following proteins are co-located in the Symphalangus syndactylus isolate Jambi chromosome 21, NHGRI_mSymSyn1-v2.1_pri, whole genome shotgun sequence genome:
- the CNBP gene encoding CCHC-type zinc finger nucleic acid binding protein isoform X3, with translation MSSNECFKCGRSGHWARECPTGGGRGRGMRSRGRGGFQFVSSSLPDICYRCGESGHLAKDCDLQEDACYNCGRGGHIAKDCKEPKREREQCCYNCGKPGHLARDCDHADEQKCYSCGEFGHIQKDCTKVKCYRCGETGHVAINCSKTSEVNCYRCGESGHLARECTIEATA, from the exons ATGAGCAGCAATGAGTGCTTCAAGTGTGGACGATCTGGCCACTGGGCTCGGGAATGTCCTACTGGTGGAGGCCGTGGTCGTGGAATGAGAAGCCGTGGCAGAGGTG GTTTCCAGTTTGTTTCCTCGTCTCTTCCAGACATCTGTTATCGCTGTGGTGAGTCTGGTCATCTTGCCAAGGATTGTGATCTTCAGGAGGATG CCTGCTATAACTGCGGTAGAGGTGGCCACATTGCCAAGGACTGCAAGGAGCCCAAGAGAGAGCGAGAGCAATGCTGCTACAACTGTGGCAAACCAGGCCATCTGGCTCGTGACTGCGACCATGCAGATGAGCAGAAATGCTATTCTTGTGGAGAATTCGGACACATTCAAAAAGACTGCACCAAAGTGAAGTGCTATAG gtgTGGTGAAACTGGTCATGTAGCCATCAACTGCAGCAAGACAAGTGAAGTCAACTGTTACCGCTGTGGCGAGTCAGGGCACCTTGCACGGGAATGCACAATTGAGGCTACAgcctaa
- the CNBP gene encoding CCHC-type zinc finger nucleic acid binding protein isoform X2, which translates to MSSNECFKCGRSGHWARECPTGGGRGRGMRSRGRGGFTSDRGFQFVSSSLPDICYRCGESGHLAKDCDLQEDACYNCGRGGHIAKDCKEPKREREQCCYNCGKPGHLARDCDHADEQKCYSCGEFGHIQKDCTKVKCYRCGETGHVAINCSKTSEVNCYRCGESGHLARECTIEATA; encoded by the exons ATGAGCAGCAATGAGTGCTTCAAGTGTGGACGATCTGGCCACTGGGCTCGGGAATGTCCTACTGGTGGAGGCCGTGGTCGTGGAATGAGAAGCCGTGGCAGAGGTGGTTTTACCTCGGATAGAG GTTTCCAGTTTGTTTCCTCGTCTCTTCCAGACATCTGTTATCGCTGTGGTGAGTCTGGTCATCTTGCCAAGGATTGTGATCTTCAGGAGGATG CCTGCTATAACTGCGGTAGAGGTGGCCACATTGCCAAGGACTGCAAGGAGCCCAAGAGAGAGCGAGAGCAATGCTGCTACAACTGTGGCAAACCAGGCCATCTGGCTCGTGACTGCGACCATGCAGATGAGCAGAAATGCTATTCTTGTGGAGAATTCGGACACATTCAAAAAGACTGCACCAAAGTGAAGTGCTATAG gtgTGGTGAAACTGGTCATGTAGCCATCAACTGCAGCAAGACAAGTGAAGTCAACTGTTACCGCTGTGGCGAGTCAGGGCACCTTGCACGGGAATGCACAATTGAGGCTACAgcctaa
- the CNBP gene encoding CCHC-type zinc finger nucleic acid binding protein isoform X6: MSSNECFKCGRSGHWARECPTGGGRGRGMRSRGRGGFTSDRDICYRCGESGHLAKDCDLQEDACYNCGRGGHIAKDCKEPKREREQCCYNCGKPGHLARDCDHADEQKCYSCGEFGHIQKDCTKVKCYRCGETGHVAINCSKTSEVNCYRCGESGHLARECTIEATA, translated from the exons ATGAGCAGCAATGAGTGCTTCAAGTGTGGACGATCTGGCCACTGGGCTCGGGAATGTCCTACTGGTGGAGGCCGTGGTCGTGGAATGAGAAGCCGTGGCAGAGGTGGTTTTACCTCGGATAGAG ACATCTGTTATCGCTGTGGTGAGTCTGGTCATCTTGCCAAGGATTGTGATCTTCAGGAGGATG CCTGCTATAACTGCGGTAGAGGTGGCCACATTGCCAAGGACTGCAAGGAGCCCAAGAGAGAGCGAGAGCAATGCTGCTACAACTGTGGCAAACCAGGCCATCTGGCTCGTGACTGCGACCATGCAGATGAGCAGAAATGCTATTCTTGTGGAGAATTCGGACACATTCAAAAAGACTGCACCAAAGTGAAGTGCTATAG gtgTGGTGAAACTGGTCATGTAGCCATCAACTGCAGCAAGACAAGTGAAGTCAACTGTTACCGCTGTGGCGAGTCAGGGCACCTTGCACGGGAATGCACAATTGAGGCTACAgcctaa
- the CNBP gene encoding CCHC-type zinc finger nucleic acid binding protein isoform X1, producing the protein MSSNECFKCGRSGHWARECPTGGGRGRGMRSRGRGGFTSDRGFQFVSSSLPDICYRCGESGHLAKDCDLQEDEACYNCGRGGHIAKDCKEPKREREQCCYNCGKPGHLARDCDHADEQKCYSCGEFGHIQKDCTKVKCYRCGETGHVAINCSKTSEVNCYRCGESGHLARECTIEATA; encoded by the exons ATGAGCAGCAATGAGTGCTTCAAGTGTGGACGATCTGGCCACTGGGCTCGGGAATGTCCTACTGGTGGAGGCCGTGGTCGTGGAATGAGAAGCCGTGGCAGAGGTGGTTTTACCTCGGATAGAG GTTTCCAGTTTGTTTCCTCGTCTCTTCCAGACATCTGTTATCGCTGTGGTGAGTCTGGTCATCTTGCCAAGGATTGTGATCTTCAGGAGGATG AAGCCTGCTATAACTGCGGTAGAGGTGGCCACATTGCCAAGGACTGCAAGGAGCCCAAGAGAGAGCGAGAGCAATGCTGCTACAACTGTGGCAAACCAGGCCATCTGGCTCGTGACTGCGACCATGCAGATGAGCAGAAATGCTATTCTTGTGGAGAATTCGGACACATTCAAAAAGACTGCACCAAAGTGAAGTGCTATAG gtgTGGTGAAACTGGTCATGTAGCCATCAACTGCAGCAAGACAAGTGAAGTCAACTGTTACCGCTGTGGCGAGTCAGGGCACCTTGCACGGGAATGCACAATTGAGGCTACAgcctaa
- the CNBP gene encoding CCHC-type zinc finger nucleic acid binding protein isoform X4, with product MSSNECFKCGRSGHWARECPTGGGRGRGMRSRGRGFQFVSSSLPDICYRCGESGHLAKDCDLQEDEACYNCGRGGHIAKDCKEPKREREQCCYNCGKPGHLARDCDHADEQKCYSCGEFGHIQKDCTKVKCYRCGETGHVAINCSKTSEVNCYRCGESGHLARECTIEATA from the exons ATGAGCAGCAATGAGTGCTTCAAGTGTGGACGATCTGGCCACTGGGCTCGGGAATGTCCTACTGGTGGAGGCCGTGGTCGTGGAATGAGAAGCCGTGGCAGAG GTTTCCAGTTTGTTTCCTCGTCTCTTCCAGACATCTGTTATCGCTGTGGTGAGTCTGGTCATCTTGCCAAGGATTGTGATCTTCAGGAGGATG AAGCCTGCTATAACTGCGGTAGAGGTGGCCACATTGCCAAGGACTGCAAGGAGCCCAAGAGAGAGCGAGAGCAATGCTGCTACAACTGTGGCAAACCAGGCCATCTGGCTCGTGACTGCGACCATGCAGATGAGCAGAAATGCTATTCTTGTGGAGAATTCGGACACATTCAAAAAGACTGCACCAAAGTGAAGTGCTATAG gtgTGGTGAAACTGGTCATGTAGCCATCAACTGCAGCAAGACAAGTGAAGTCAACTGTTACCGCTGTGGCGAGTCAGGGCACCTTGCACGGGAATGCACAATTGAGGCTACAgcctaa
- the CNBP gene encoding CCHC-type zinc finger nucleic acid binding protein isoform X7: protein MSSNECFKCGRSGHWARECPTGGGRGRGMRSRGRDICYRCGESGHLAKDCDLQEDACYNCGRGGHIAKDCKEPKREREQCCYNCGKPGHLARDCDHADEQKCYSCGEFGHIQKDCTKVKCYRCGETGHVAINCSKTSEVNCYRCGESGHLARECTIEATA from the exons ATGAGCAGCAATGAGTGCTTCAAGTGTGGACGATCTGGCCACTGGGCTCGGGAATGTCCTACTGGTGGAGGCCGTGGTCGTGGAATGAGAAGCCGTGGCAGAG ACATCTGTTATCGCTGTGGTGAGTCTGGTCATCTTGCCAAGGATTGTGATCTTCAGGAGGATG CCTGCTATAACTGCGGTAGAGGTGGCCACATTGCCAAGGACTGCAAGGAGCCCAAGAGAGAGCGAGAGCAATGCTGCTACAACTGTGGCAAACCAGGCCATCTGGCTCGTGACTGCGACCATGCAGATGAGCAGAAATGCTATTCTTGTGGAGAATTCGGACACATTCAAAAAGACTGCACCAAAGTGAAGTGCTATAG gtgTGGTGAAACTGGTCATGTAGCCATCAACTGCAGCAAGACAAGTGAAGTCAACTGTTACCGCTGTGGCGAGTCAGGGCACCTTGCACGGGAATGCACAATTGAGGCTACAgcctaa
- the CNBP gene encoding CCHC-type zinc finger nucleic acid binding protein isoform X5, protein MSSNECFKCGRSGHWARECPTGGGRGRGMRSRGRGFQFVSSSLPDICYRCGESGHLAKDCDLQEDACYNCGRGGHIAKDCKEPKREREQCCYNCGKPGHLARDCDHADEQKCYSCGEFGHIQKDCTKVKCYRCGETGHVAINCSKTSEVNCYRCGESGHLARECTIEATA, encoded by the exons ATGAGCAGCAATGAGTGCTTCAAGTGTGGACGATCTGGCCACTGGGCTCGGGAATGTCCTACTGGTGGAGGCCGTGGTCGTGGAATGAGAAGCCGTGGCAGAG GTTTCCAGTTTGTTTCCTCGTCTCTTCCAGACATCTGTTATCGCTGTGGTGAGTCTGGTCATCTTGCCAAGGATTGTGATCTTCAGGAGGATG CCTGCTATAACTGCGGTAGAGGTGGCCACATTGCCAAGGACTGCAAGGAGCCCAAGAGAGAGCGAGAGCAATGCTGCTACAACTGTGGCAAACCAGGCCATCTGGCTCGTGACTGCGACCATGCAGATGAGCAGAAATGCTATTCTTGTGGAGAATTCGGACACATTCAAAAAGACTGCACCAAAGTGAAGTGCTATAG gtgTGGTGAAACTGGTCATGTAGCCATCAACTGCAGCAAGACAAGTGAAGTCAACTGTTACCGCTGTGGCGAGTCAGGGCACCTTGCACGGGAATGCACAATTGAGGCTACAgcctaa